The Hymenobacter baengnokdamensis genome includes a region encoding these proteins:
- a CDS encoding M61 family metallopeptidase → MKKLLRREVLPGLALALLPGLALAQGAATGPAVRYAVSFPNAVHHEARVAATFAGLTPGQKLLVRMARSSPGRYALHDFVKNVYYTVATDGTGKLLTISRPDPYSWEVKAGADGTVQFNYTLYGDRTDGTFAGIDQQHAHLNMPAVFCYAQGFENRPAEVKFELPANWKVATQLRPGGEDKATFTAPNLQYFMDSPTVLGSPQFLHAWQDGGRNFEMATYYNGTATEVDAFVKKAQKVVREAAGVYGGEYPQFDFGRYTFLADYLPQASSDGMEHRNSTSLTSPLPLREEGALHNLGTLSHEFFHSYNTERIRSQGLEPFDFQRVNMSDALWFGEGFTQYYGELVLRRAGFYDDEQFFDKVSSWVNARLNSPGARYASAVEMSRQAAFTDAAVSLDPTNRNNTYLSYYVQGAGLALCLDLQLRQRYHTSLDKYMQAMWQEFGKPQTPALAPVKAYTVADLQRVLGTVAKDTAFAGSFFRRYIYGREAPRFGENLATMGLAVVPVKALAAALPRQVEFDEEGRCILSRNTTIGSGLYKAGIDRGDQIVMLDNEKISDMATLEGIMRRHTPADLVPVRVRNRAGVERNVQVVLTEDTNVQVQPMESVDKMTATPAQKENRAAWLASAAK, encoded by the coding sequence ATGAAAAAACTTCTTCGCAGGGAGGTATTACCCGGTTTGGCATTGGCCTTACTGCCTGGGCTGGCCCTGGCACAAGGGGCGGCTACCGGCCCGGCGGTGCGTTATGCCGTATCTTTTCCGAATGCCGTGCACCACGAGGCGCGCGTGGCAGCCACGTTTGCGGGCCTTACGCCCGGCCAGAAGCTGCTGGTGCGCATGGCCCGCTCATCGCCGGGCCGCTACGCGCTGCACGACTTTGTGAAGAACGTTTATTATACTGTGGCTACCGATGGCACGGGCAAGCTGCTCACTATCAGCCGGCCCGACCCGTACTCCTGGGAAGTGAAAGCCGGAGCCGACGGCACGGTGCAATTTAATTATACCCTCTACGGCGACCGCACCGATGGCACGTTTGCGGGCATCGACCAGCAGCACGCGCACCTGAATATGCCTGCGGTTTTCTGCTATGCGCAAGGGTTCGAAAACCGGCCGGCCGAAGTGAAGTTTGAGCTGCCTGCCAACTGGAAAGTGGCGACCCAGCTGCGCCCCGGCGGGGAGGACAAAGCAACCTTTACCGCGCCCAACCTCCAGTATTTTATGGACAGCCCCACGGTGCTGGGCTCGCCGCAGTTTCTGCACGCCTGGCAGGATGGCGGGCGCAACTTTGAGATGGCAACCTACTACAACGGCACCGCCACCGAGGTGGATGCCTTCGTAAAAAAAGCGCAAAAGGTGGTCCGTGAGGCCGCCGGCGTCTATGGTGGCGAGTACCCGCAGTTCGACTTCGGCCGCTATACCTTCCTGGCCGACTACCTGCCGCAGGCCAGCAGCGATGGCATGGAGCACCGCAACTCCACCTCACTCACCTCGCCGCTGCCGCTGCGCGAAGAAGGGGCACTGCATAATCTGGGTACCTTGTCGCACGAGTTTTTTCACTCCTACAACACCGAGCGCATCCGCTCGCAGGGCCTGGAGCCTTTTGACTTTCAGCGCGTAAACATGAGCGACGCGCTGTGGTTTGGCGAGGGTTTCACCCAATACTACGGCGAGCTGGTACTGCGCCGGGCTGGTTTCTACGACGACGAGCAATTTTTTGACAAAGTCAGCTCCTGGGTAAATGCCCGGCTGAATTCGCCGGGCGCGCGCTACGCCTCGGCCGTGGAAATGAGCCGGCAGGCAGCGTTTACCGACGCGGCCGTGTCGCTGGACCCCACCAACCGCAACAATACTTACCTCTCGTACTACGTGCAGGGTGCGGGCCTGGCCCTGTGCCTCGACTTGCAGCTGCGCCAGCGCTACCACACCTCGCTCGACAAGTACATGCAGGCCATGTGGCAGGAGTTTGGCAAGCCCCAGACGCCCGCGCTGGCGCCGGTGAAGGCTTATACGGTGGCCGATTTGCAGCGCGTGCTGGGCACCGTGGCCAAGGATACGGCCTTCGCGGGCTCGTTCTTCCGGCGCTACATCTACGGCCGCGAGGCCCCGCGCTTTGGCGAAAACCTGGCCACGATGGGGCTGGCCGTGGTGCCGGTGAAGGCGCTGGCCGCCGCCCTGCCCCGGCAGGTCGAGTTTGATGAGGAAGGCCGCTGCATTCTGAGCCGCAACACCACCATCGGCTCGGGCCTCTACAAAGCGGGCATTGACCGCGGCGACCAGATTGTAATGCTCGACAACGAGAAAATCTCCGATATGGCGACCCTCGAAGGCATTATGCGCCGCCACACGCCCGCCGACCTAGTGCCGGTGCGGGTGCGCAACCGCGCTGGCGTGGAGCGCAATGTGCAGGTAGTGCTCACCGAGGATACCAACGTGCAGGTGCAGCCCATGGAAAGCGTCGATAAAATGACGGCTACCCCGGCGCAGAAAGAGAACCGGGCCGCCTGGCTGGCCAGCGCCGCCAAATAG
- a CDS encoding T9SS type A sorting domain-containing protein produces MDATAPGTSVYYRLQQIAIDGAVTYSPVIAVAGSLAAAALSAWPLPAQHTLHVRFSDPQAEVYLRLLDATGRPVRQLRFRQYTQLDTSSLAPGLYFLQAQDANGQALAASQKVVVSL; encoded by the coding sequence GTGGATGCTACGGCGCCGGGCACCAGCGTTTACTATCGCCTGCAGCAGATTGCTATCGACGGAGCTGTTACCTATTCGCCCGTTATAGCCGTAGCCGGCAGCCTGGCTGCTGCCGCACTCAGCGCCTGGCCGCTGCCAGCGCAGCACACGCTGCACGTCCGGTTTTCTGACCCGCAGGCAGAGGTATACCTGCGCCTGCTCGATGCCACGGGGCGGCCGGTTCGGCAGCTACGCTTCCGGCAGTACACGCAGCTTGATACCAGCAGCCTGGCGCCGGGCCTGTACTTTCTGCAGGCGCAGGATGCCAATGGCCAGGCGCTGGCAGCAAGCCAAAAAGTAGTAGTAAGCCTCTAG
- a CDS encoding heparinase II/III domain-containing protein has protein sequence MQWLRLLLLLGCWMAAGNSCAQTGSWLPAGADLSYPRTLLKASELASVRASLAAGSAQALYTGLYGDVQGSPTSDNTSTSGRRSRATFAKNAAFVVLMGRQPAGDTLAPAQRTALAATTQGLLESINTNVEVFATWSGTTPYTEWQWRSKELIDYLIAYDLLRGAGIAAQTLSASQAQLQAFAGNLYKQSTTPLGPYSFYGQVKNNHTLMTAAALGMAAIVLNQASSSDPTQQPVNWAGAGLYNIDNVLWRDAQRQSDSTQVAGYAEGPYYCKYALLNCLPLFRAMGHFLPDGRQPYTFGTSTHAIRNPYFDPKYALLYEWLTAIMLPDGRLPALEDSYVDMAMPELALTGQARYVQPLALSKLTGSPLNSLTAQLRDITVDMRAAYLAAALVPAPPAHSTLTSLPASGNLLFRSGNDSLASYLHLYGRGGLAQANSGGHSQGDASSFLLYAYGQELALDPGYLSYDRRAEVGQAGNHNLVLVDGAGPAIGTPGAGSPTMSTVQHPLQTAQLAYGEVQTTYQGASIVRKALFVRNSYYLLADAVSATAPHTYTWQLHGAGLAGGSAATGTFADSLATHEGTWQKNGASLLAHVTATGGPARTPPLLTFTKPRIIPLKTTLRYWCRRAAVPKPSFWRRSTPTPAAGSASLLRVAGPRPPWPAPARRLLILPSPRPIRCCKPTTAGCCPRPCGPTGSLLFIRLLPPAISPSSSCNKARRCTPAIC, from the coding sequence ATGCAGTGGCTCCGCTTGTTGTTGCTGTTGGGCTGCTGGATGGCAGCCGGCAACTCCTGTGCCCAGACTGGCAGCTGGCTGCCGGCCGGGGCCGACCTCTCCTACCCCCGCACGTTGCTTAAAGCCAGCGAGCTGGCATCAGTGCGGGCCAGCCTGGCTGCCGGCAGTGCCCAGGCGCTATACACGGGCCTGTACGGCGATGTGCAGGGCAGCCCCACGAGCGACAACACCTCGACGAGCGGGCGGCGCAGCCGGGCCACTTTTGCCAAAAATGCCGCTTTTGTGGTGCTGATGGGCCGCCAGCCCGCCGGCGATACCCTGGCCCCGGCCCAGCGCACCGCCCTGGCTGCTACCACGCAGGGCCTGCTCGAAAGTATCAATACCAACGTGGAAGTATTCGCCACCTGGTCGGGCACCACCCCTTATACGGAATGGCAGTGGCGCTCTAAAGAGCTGATTGACTACCTCATAGCTTATGACCTGTTGCGCGGGGCCGGCATAGCTGCCCAAACGCTGTCGGCTAGCCAGGCGCAGCTTCAGGCGTTTGCCGGTAATCTGTACAAGCAGTCGACCACCCCGCTCGGGCCCTACAGCTTTTATGGACAGGTAAAAAACAACCATACGCTCATGACTGCCGCGGCCCTGGGCATGGCCGCCATCGTGCTGAACCAGGCCAGCAGCTCCGACCCTACTCAGCAACCCGTCAATTGGGCAGGAGCCGGACTATATAACATCGACAATGTATTGTGGCGCGATGCGCAGCGGCAATCCGACTCGACGCAGGTGGCCGGCTACGCCGAGGGACCTTATTATTGTAAGTATGCGCTGCTCAACTGCCTGCCTCTATTCCGGGCAATGGGGCACTTTCTGCCCGATGGGCGGCAGCCCTACACGTTCGGCACGAGCACGCACGCCATTCGCAACCCCTATTTCGACCCCAAATATGCCCTGCTTTACGAGTGGCTGACGGCTATTATGCTCCCCGACGGCCGACTGCCGGCCCTTGAAGACTCGTACGTAGATATGGCCATGCCCGAGCTGGCCCTTACCGGCCAGGCCCGGTACGTGCAGCCCCTGGCACTTAGCAAGCTCACGGGCAGCCCGCTGAACTCGCTTACTGCCCAGCTGCGCGATATAACGGTGGATATGCGAGCGGCTTACCTGGCCGCGGCGCTGGTGCCGGCGCCACCTGCGCATTCTACCCTCACCTCCCTGCCGGCCAGCGGCAACCTGCTGTTCCGGTCGGGCAACGACTCGCTGGCTTCCTACCTGCACCTGTACGGGCGCGGGGGCCTGGCCCAGGCCAACAGCGGCGGCCATAGCCAGGGCGACGCCAGCAGCTTTCTGCTATATGCCTACGGCCAGGAGCTGGCCCTCGACCCCGGCTACCTGAGCTACGACCGCCGGGCTGAAGTTGGTCAGGCTGGCAATCATAATCTGGTGCTCGTAGACGGGGCCGGGCCGGCCATTGGCACACCCGGAGCCGGTAGTCCTACCATGAGCACCGTGCAGCATCCGCTGCAAACCGCGCAGCTGGCCTACGGCGAAGTGCAAACGACCTACCAGGGAGCAAGTATCGTGCGCAAGGCGCTGTTTGTGCGCAATTCGTACTATCTGCTGGCCGATGCCGTGAGCGCCACCGCGCCGCATACCTACACCTGGCAGCTGCATGGCGCCGGCCTGGCCGGGGGCTCGGCCGCCACTGGCACGTTTGCCGACAGCCTGGCCACCCATGAGGGCACCTGGCAGAAAAACGGCGCGAGTCTGCTGGCTCATGTTACGGCTACGGGGGGGCCAGCTCGTACACCACCGCTACTAACATTCACGAAACCACGTATAATACCACTGAAAACCACACTACGCTACTGGTGCAGAAGAGCGGCAGTGCCCAAACCCAGTTTTTGGCGGCGCTCTACCCCTACACCAGCCGCGGGCTCCGCTTCACTACTACGAGTGGCGGGGCCACGGCCGCCCTGGCCGGCACCGGCGCGGCGTTTACTGATATTGCCTTCGCCCAGGCCGATACGGTGCTGCAAGCCGACAACAGCGGGCTGCTGCCCCAGGCCGTGCGGGCCGACGGGCAGCTTACTTTTTATTCGGCTACTCCCGCCGGCGATTTCGCCCAGCTCTTCCTGCAACAAGGCACGGCGCTGTACACCGGCAATTTGCTAG
- a CDS encoding PKD domain-containing protein yields the protein MPPFGANDRDYWGFYNANGSSTLIPQLYVYPQLLGQATVVPAAPYRLYESPTYAGGGFTLPGADRRPAPNFKTALAGTLTGVSLPGGGKALLEYEAPRFYDPVAQESYPAGGVRIRAIRVQDGITGLETRREYGYQLANGSASGLLLRAPHFALALPASEATAQQQWTNATARCGDDLTTDPFETRAIGYQQVSEQLPGKGQVITTYLVPGSADETTAADGAAAGISWARAAMGVARQSRTVAPHGTTTCPSVAPLQASTDLYPFAPATNYDFRRGLPQSILYLAEPVGNAAGATVRQETFTYQYRNLAPTLPPVTGLVYEQLLSGPDNVYAYAKYPILTDFLYAVRQQTSLTPNASGTANQSLTQYNYNSRGWLAAQATRTSEGSYYRTRYKYLTDYPLTAQTSEARLLAMQQRIASGDWQSSGDVVETISEVVSPTSQVSFLGGTLNTFTTTSQPGPTRPYQTFRYQPATPLVRGISGSNDSIQVIVNAAGSSELHVPDGYKRTSTLLETTSHLQPLSTRTEAGRQVTAIHLGYANTLPVLQLANALASEVVFSDFESEKDYAFSASTSANQPLAASGPAARTGQAGMELPVNAFLSSRWPTSTAPAYRLSFWARRTSSSAGSLLLTFTSSTGGTLPATQPLAITSATGQWQLYELLINLGAASPTGLALQLLNNGSTALQVDDVLLLPATAVATSTTYDLTRGKTSETDGRGRTSFYDYNVLGSLVRVRDHNGAIVKQLDQVVAGRTPAIAPSFVVSGIQQDGSPLTFTANSACGTDLSYSWDFGDNTMTAFSSTPSAQHSFSAPTQEQVYQVKLLVRISGQSKTSTSYQFITVRPAPITITSCTNGVVAIDNCGAVANRLENTCGSSATNTSSTTFNVHIDIPGSYTYTWRSITPGTSTWQEMPGLTSSSITVLASGQSPASSSAQAKQLYQCTITNASGYVVGTSDVFSIEHYSSSGTQQIPCGIQ from the coding sequence TTGCCGCCCTTTGGAGCAAATGACCGGGACTACTGGGGTTTTTACAACGCCAATGGCAGTAGTACGCTGATTCCCCAGCTGTATGTTTATCCGCAATTACTAGGGCAAGCTACTGTCGTTCCCGCGGCACCTTACCGCCTCTACGAATCGCCTACGTATGCCGGCGGTGGCTTTACCCTACCGGGGGCTGACCGTCGACCAGCCCCCAATTTCAAAACGGCTCTAGCGGGCACCCTTACCGGCGTAAGCCTACCGGGTGGTGGTAAAGCCCTGTTAGAGTACGAAGCTCCCCGCTTTTACGACCCGGTAGCTCAGGAGTCCTATCCGGCAGGGGGCGTCCGCATCCGGGCCATTCGGGTCCAGGACGGGATTACGGGGCTGGAAACCCGCCGGGAGTATGGCTACCAGCTGGCTAATGGCTCGGCCAGCGGCCTATTACTACGGGCACCACATTTCGCGCTTGCCCTGCCCGCCAGTGAAGCGACCGCGCAGCAGCAATGGACTAATGCCACGGCCCGCTGCGGAGATGACTTAACGACCGACCCCTTCGAGACCCGTGCCATTGGGTATCAGCAGGTGAGTGAGCAGCTACCCGGCAAGGGCCAGGTAATAACTACTTATCTGGTGCCCGGCAGTGCCGACGAAACTACGGCAGCAGATGGGGCCGCAGCCGGTATCAGCTGGGCCCGGGCTGCGATGGGCGTAGCCCGCCAAAGTCGTACCGTAGCACCCCATGGCACGACCACCTGCCCGTCGGTCGCTCCCCTGCAGGCAAGTACTGACCTCTATCCCTTTGCCCCGGCTACCAACTACGATTTTCGGCGCGGGCTGCCACAAAGTATTCTCTACCTGGCCGAACCGGTCGGCAATGCCGCGGGAGCTACGGTGCGTCAGGAAACCTTTACTTACCAATACCGCAACTTAGCCCCGACTTTGCCCCCCGTCACCGGCTTAGTATATGAGCAGCTACTGAGCGGGCCTGATAATGTGTATGCCTATGCCAAGTATCCGATTCTAACCGATTTTCTGTACGCGGTGCGGCAGCAAACCTCCCTCACGCCTAATGCGTCGGGCACTGCGAATCAAAGCCTTACCCAGTACAACTACAACAGTCGCGGCTGGCTCGCGGCCCAGGCAACGCGCACGAGTGAGGGCAGCTATTACCGCACCCGCTACAAGTACCTAACGGACTATCCGCTCACCGCTCAAACGAGTGAGGCCCGGCTGCTTGCAATGCAGCAGCGGATAGCTTCAGGGGACTGGCAAAGCAGTGGGGACGTAGTAGAAACCATTTCGGAAGTAGTCAGTCCGACCAGTCAGGTGAGCTTTCTTGGGGGTACGCTCAATACGTTTACAACTACCAGCCAGCCTGGGCCTACTCGTCCTTACCAAACCTTCCGCTACCAACCGGCTACCCCACTAGTCAGAGGCATAAGCGGCTCGAATGACTCCATTCAGGTCATTGTAAATGCGGCCGGCAGCTCGGAGTTACATGTGCCAGACGGCTATAAGCGGACCTCTACTCTACTAGAGACAACCAGCCACCTGCAGCCACTTTCTACCCGGACCGAGGCCGGCCGCCAGGTCACGGCTATTCACTTAGGGTATGCCAATACATTGCCTGTGCTGCAGCTTGCCAATGCCTTAGCAAGCGAAGTAGTCTTTTCGGATTTCGAGTCGGAAAAGGACTATGCTTTTTCAGCCTCGACCAGCGCGAACCAACCACTTGCTGCTTCCGGGCCGGCCGCTCGTACCGGCCAGGCAGGCATGGAGCTTCCCGTCAATGCGTTTCTGAGCAGCCGGTGGCCTACGTCTACGGCGCCAGCTTATCGGCTAAGCTTTTGGGCTCGCCGCACGAGTAGTAGCGCCGGCTCCCTCTTGCTGACTTTTACGAGCAGTACGGGCGGAACCCTGCCAGCTACCCAGCCCCTGGCTATCACTTCGGCTACCGGACAATGGCAGCTGTACGAGTTGCTTATCAACCTGGGGGCTGCATCGCCTACCGGCTTAGCGCTTCAATTGCTCAACAACGGCTCGACGGCTCTACAGGTGGATGACGTGCTCCTATTACCGGCAACTGCTGTGGCAACCAGCACGACCTATGACTTAACGAGGGGCAAAACCTCCGAAACCGACGGGCGGGGGCGTACCAGTTTCTACGACTATAACGTGCTAGGTAGCCTGGTCAGGGTGCGCGACCATAATGGCGCGATTGTGAAGCAGCTGGACCAGGTAGTTGCCGGGCGCACGCCAGCTATTGCGCCCTCTTTCGTGGTTAGCGGAATCCAGCAGGACGGCAGCCCGCTCACGTTTACGGCAAACAGTGCGTGTGGAACAGACTTGAGCTACAGCTGGGACTTCGGCGATAACACCATGACCGCTTTCTCATCGACTCCCAGTGCCCAGCATAGCTTCAGCGCCCCTACTCAGGAACAAGTGTATCAGGTAAAGCTCCTGGTGCGCATCAGTGGTCAAAGCAAGACGTCTACTAGTTATCAGTTTATTACTGTTCGGCCTGCCCCTATCACCATCACCTCGTGCACTAATGGGGTAGTCGCCATTGATAACTGTGGTGCGGTGGCCAACCGGCTCGAAAATACTTGTGGTTCTTCGGCTACCAATACTTCGAGCACAACATTTAATGTTCATATAGATATTCCAGGTAGCTACACCTATACCTGGAGGTCTATCACACCAGGTACATCTACTTGGCAAGAGATGCCGGGGCTCACTAGCTCCTCGATTACAGTCTTAGCAAGCGGTCAATCACCGGCTAGCTCGTCGGCGCAGGCTAAACAGCTGTATCAGTGTACTATTACCAACGCCAGTGGCTATGTAGTGGGCACTTCGGATGTCTTTTCCATCGAACACTACAGTAGCTCCGGCACGCAGCAAATCCCCTGTGGTATACAATAG
- a CDS encoding class I SAM-dependent methyltransferase codes for MPDLPSSSLPADGHPDADFGPVAGFYDWLAGLVFGGAQRRAQRAALVAGLPPGSAPRLLVLGGGSGWVLGEIWRLRPQAQVLYLEVSAAMLARTGARLRQWPPPPAQP; via the coding sequence ATGCCCGATTTGCCTTCCTCTTCCCTACCGGCCGACGGCCACCCCGACGCCGACTTCGGGCCGGTGGCCGGCTTTTACGATTGGCTGGCGGGCCTGGTATTCGGCGGCGCGCAGCGCCGGGCACAGCGCGCCGCTCTGGTAGCGGGCCTGCCGCCGGGGTCCGCTCCGCGCCTGTTGGTGCTGGGGGGCGGCTCGGGCTGGGTACTGGGCGAAATATGGCGGCTCCGTCCGCAGGCGCAGGTACTGTATCTGGAAGTATCGGCGGCCATGCTGGCCCGCACCGGAGCTCGCCTGCGGCAGTGGCCGCCCCCCCCGGCGCAACCGTAG
- a CDS encoding phosphatase PAP2 family protein, whose translation MPAPGAPPDFSAAASTPARRAGLLTAEAVFGAVLFVLAFGLFFYLTRVVFREHSQVFDNWGFAQMDALRAAAPWLTWWVFKLTFFGSVLFFVPASLLVPLVLYRRGYGRYAVELLLSMGGGLVLNELLKAWFHRDRPTTALIYQYGLSFPSGHAMMSMAYYGCLAWLAVQHGGRWGWAVLLIGWSLLIGLTRVYLHVHYPTDVVAGFAGGAAWLVLLRTGIRLFWKEDKKLVSKQASKVAIDK comes from the coding sequence ATGCCTGCTCCTGGTGCCCCACCTGATTTTTCTGCCGCTGCTTCAACGCCTGCCCGGCGGGCCGGGCTGCTCACCGCCGAGGCCGTTTTTGGCGCTGTGTTGTTTGTGCTGGCCTTTGGGCTGTTTTTTTACCTCACGCGGGTAGTATTTCGCGAGCATTCGCAGGTGTTCGACAATTGGGGGTTTGCCCAAATGGATGCGCTGCGCGCCGCCGCGCCGTGGCTGACGTGGTGGGTGTTTAAGCTTACGTTTTTTGGCTCGGTGCTGTTTTTTGTGCCGGCCAGCCTGCTGGTTCCGCTGGTGCTGTACCGGCGCGGCTACGGCCGCTACGCCGTCGAGCTGCTGCTATCGATGGGGGGCGGGCTGGTGCTGAATGAATTGCTGAAGGCCTGGTTTCACCGCGACCGGCCTACTACGGCCCTCATCTACCAGTATGGCCTCAGCTTTCCGAGCGGCCATGCCATGATGAGCATGGCCTATTACGGCTGCCTGGCCTGGCTGGCAGTGCAGCACGGCGGGCGCTGGGGCTGGGCGGTGCTGCTGATTGGCTGGAGCCTGCTTATCGGCCTCACCCGCGTGTACTTACACGTGCATTACCCCACCGACGTAGTGGCCGGCTTCGCCGGAGGTGCCGCCTGGCTGGTGCTGCTGCGAACGGGTATCCGACTCTTCTGGAAAGAAGATAAAAAGCTGGTGAGCAAGCAGGCGAGTAAGGTAGCGATTGATAAATAG
- a CDS encoding class I SAM-dependent methyltransferase, whose protein sequence is MAAPPGATVELRQGTETALLPGEQFDGILTFFVLDCFTEDALPGALARLQAARRPAAPWLVTDFPPARRGWHHWLIQAMYWFFRLTIGLRARRMPPWPAALAALGLRPTWEERFYGGAIASLVLQASPGPAQ, encoded by the coding sequence GTGGCCGCCCCCCCCGGCGCAACCGTAGAGCTGCGCCAGGGCACCGAGACAGCTTTGCTTCCCGGCGAGCAGTTTGATGGTATTCTGACTTTTTTTGTGCTCGACTGCTTTACCGAGGACGCGCTGCCCGGCGCGCTGGCTCGCCTGCAAGCGGCCCGCCGGCCAGCAGCCCCCTGGCTGGTTACTGATTTCCCGCCCGCCCGGCGCGGCTGGCACCATTGGCTGATTCAAGCCATGTACTGGTTTTTCAGATTGACCATCGGCCTGCGGGCCCGCCGTATGCCGCCCTGGCCCGCGGCCCTGGCGGCGCTGGGCCTGCGCCCGACCTGGGAGGAGCGCTTTTACGGGGGCGCAATAGCCAGCCTCGTTCTACAGGCCAGCCCTGGACCAGCCCAGTAG
- a CDS encoding CBM35 domain-containing protein has protein sequence MVNVSSFFHAVTYKEALTWRAISLRKRFATRPGSNAGNPRVGLLVMCTLLWLLGAATSSWGQGIYQAEDPQVAVLTSASTASAAGIGYAEYITQRGASAVTFTAVSVPETRTYAVDFRYTAARPWVSSLSVYVNNVDVTQALFPSTNSWSAWATTTLVLNLRAGSNTIMVRYDADDTGWINLDYIQVKPDPASAGFKTGAASTAGWFPQEITVDKFTGTAQLYVPLHTVQAGNVTVPLGLAYAAAGVQVDDQGGKVGMNWALTGQVSIHREVRDLPDDRQVLGPNQNRYGWLLYPSTSTAVQATIDAVPNPPAALDAAGCTAGEQTAYQLLTQIGNIPQALAGASPLNLYDSEPDVFSYSLPGHTGKFVFDGQGRARTIPYDPITITVGSIDIGAGISAFTIQTTDGTSYVFNKPETITKKATDVTASPSYFLRDYSLYKFSDTNTALTYISSWQASTITTSAASGKFLT, from the coding sequence ATGGTCAACGTTTCCTCTTTTTTCCATGCTGTTACTTACAAGGAAGCGCTGACCTGGCGGGCAATTAGTCTTCGCAAGCGCTTTGCCACTAGACCGGGGTCTAATGCTGGCAACCCCCGTGTTGGCTTGCTCGTGATGTGTACGCTGCTCTGGCTGCTCGGCGCCGCAACTTCCAGTTGGGGGCAGGGAATTTATCAGGCAGAGGACCCGCAGGTAGCTGTGCTAACGAGCGCGAGCACAGCTTCGGCAGCCGGCATTGGCTACGCCGAATACATTACGCAGCGTGGCGCTTCAGCCGTAACGTTTACAGCCGTTTCGGTTCCGGAAACCAGGACGTATGCCGTTGATTTTCGCTACACTGCTGCTCGCCCCTGGGTGTCGAGCCTGAGCGTCTACGTCAATAACGTCGATGTAACTCAGGCGCTCTTTCCCTCGACTAATTCCTGGTCTGCTTGGGCGACAACCACCCTGGTCTTAAACCTGCGGGCTGGTAGCAACACCATTATGGTTCGCTATGATGCGGACGACACGGGTTGGATTAACCTGGACTACATACAGGTTAAGCCTGACCCAGCCAGCGCTGGATTTAAAACAGGAGCTGCTTCGACTGCCGGCTGGTTTCCTCAGGAAATAACGGTTGATAAATTCACGGGGACGGCCCAGCTATATGTACCGCTCCATACGGTACAGGCCGGTAACGTTACCGTGCCACTGGGCCTGGCCTATGCGGCTGCCGGGGTACAGGTTGATGACCAAGGGGGGAAAGTGGGTATGAACTGGGCGTTGACCGGGCAAGTGAGCATCCATCGAGAAGTACGCGACTTACCAGATGACCGGCAAGTACTTGGCCCAAATCAAAATCGGTATGGCTGGCTGTTGTACCCATCGACTAGCACTGCTGTCCAAGCGACTATCGATGCGGTTCCCAATCCGCCGGCTGCGCTGGATGCTGCCGGCTGTACGGCGGGGGAACAAACCGCCTATCAGCTACTCACGCAGATAGGCAATATTCCGCAGGCGCTTGCCGGCGCTTCTCCCCTGAACCTGTATGACTCAGAGCCCGACGTCTTCTCGTATTCTCTGCCGGGGCATACGGGCAAGTTTGTCTTTGATGGGCAAGGCCGGGCGCGCACCATCCCCTACGACCCTATTACGATTACGGTGGGCTCTATTGACATAGGTGCAGGCATTTCGGCCTTTACTATTCAGACGACCGATGGGACAAGCTACGTGTTTAACAAACCTGAGACGATAACAAAAAAAGCAACCGATGTTACGGCCAGTCCCAGCTATTTCCTGCGGGACTATAGCTTGTATAAGTTTTCGGATACTAACACGGCGCTAACCTATATTTCTTCCTGGCAGGCTTCTACTATAACGACTAGTGCTGCGTCAGGCAAGTTCCTTACCTAA